The genomic interval GCATGAATATCTCAGAATTGCTCTTCAGATAAATAGCCTCTTCAGGGCTTCTTACACCGCTTATGATAACGGACTTTGCGCCGGATTCTTTAATCTTTTCAACAAGCCTTTGCGCCAAAGCGTCCTGTCCGTATTTTTTGCGCAGTTTATCTCCGGCGGCAGACATGTTTTCTTTAGTCAGCGGCAATTCATGTTTTTTTAATTCGCCGGCAAGCACATCTCTAGAAAAATCAAACCATACGAAGCCATACTTTTCAGAAATATATTTTGCAGCAGTGTCCTTTCCGGAGCGCGCAAGGCCTGTAATCGCTATAATGTGCATATCTTTCATATGCCGGAATGATTATTTAAAGAGGTTTTATTGAGGCCGTATTTCAATTATGTGATGATTCGCGTATGGGTTTATCAAACATACGGGCATATAATCTCAGAAAATTAGTCAAAAATAAAAAAAGAAAGTTGCGAGAAGCCGAACCATTTAAGCCCGTACTTCCCGCGAATATATTTGCCGCAGTGTCCTTGCCCGAGCGGGCAAGACCTGTTATGGCGAGTATATTCATTTAATATGCCTTTGCTTTTAATAAGTGTGCTTTATGTGCAAGTTGCCGTACAAGTACCAGGGAAACAGTCTGCATCAGCTGCGCATACAAGAGTGGTATCTGTGGTGCAACACACGCTAGTTGTAGTACCGCCACCGGCATCAGCAGATCTGATTTCACTGCATGGAACGGTGTATGCACAAGCAGAACAGTCTGTGGTGAAATCACATTCTGCAGTGGCAGGTTGTGTACCACAATAAGATATTGCTTGAGAATTGCACTGTATCTGCTTTTGTGTTGCAGACGTTGTTGCAGTTGTTTGCGTACCAGTTTTCGTAATGCTTCCACTCGTAAACATTATCACAGCGAGTGCGATCACAACAAGGACCACTACGCCAATAATTATCTCCATCGGCAGCGATAAACCCTTTTTACCGTTTTGTTTCATAAAAATCTTACTTTATTATATGTGGATACGTATATATAAAGATTATCGGTATCTGTGGGAGTTGCGTTCAAAAGTTTACTAACAGTACCTATGGCCCCCCAATGTACGAAGGTTGCTAGTCGGAAGATGGTGTAAAATCCAACATTTTGCGAGTTATCGTGTTTTGAATATACTTTATATTTTGCAAATGTTATATTTTCTGAAAAATTCGTTTGAATTAAATCTCTTATCTACGTACAGGGTACGTCAGAAATACAACCGCTACAATCAGTGTCAGCATCGCAGCTTCCGCCGGGGTTTGCATTGCAGTACGATATTGCCTTAGTATTGCATATTATCTGGTCGTTTGCAACTTTCCCAGATTCATCAGTTCTTGTTCCTGTTTTCGTAATGCTCCCGCTTGTGAATAATATTACTGCGAGCGCAATCACAATAAGAATCACCACGCCAATAATGACTTCCATCGGCATTGATAGTCCTTTTTTGCGAGGGGGTTTCATAGAAATCCTGTAATTCATTATGCATCAAAGACTATATATAATTTTGTGGAATTTGTGGGTGCTGTTGCACAATTCGCAGAGCACATACATCTTAGCGTTATCTGCAAAGCTAAAACCGAGTCATTCAAAATTCTTGCGTTCAACGCTAAGATTTGAGCAAGAATTTTGGCATATATAAATCTTATGCAACAGCACCGAATTTGTGATTCATTGTCTTAAAAACATTCCTTAAGATTTTAATCAGAAAAAGAATAAAAGGGCGGAAGAAATACCGTCTTCCGCCCTTTGCATTATAGTTTATCTTTTTGAATTTTTTGTTGTCTTTTTTGCTCTTGAATAATCTCGTGCTGTTTCTTCAACAACATTTTTTAGGCCAAAACCAAGCGCTATTGCAAGGCCTAAGCTGACTGCGCCCACAATCAACAAAAGGATGTTGTCGATTAAGAACGTATCAACTTTAAGGATATTGAGCGAAGTAGATATGCCAACATACACTATCAGGAAGAACAATATCTTTCCGACAATGCTGGAGTATAGTTCTTTTGAGCCTAAAATCTGTTCCTTTGCATATATTGCAGCGCCATAACTCACAAGAAGAACCAGCGTAGCGCCTATAACGCCAGGTATGAAGTTGATAATGCTGTCTACAATGGATATTAGCACAGGGATTTCCAGAATGTCCGCAACTGCCTGTATTGTTACGAAGTATATCCACCATTTTGCGATTATTGAAAATATCGCGCTCAGATTTAGAGCAATGTGTTCATGCTCGGTAACATACTTATCCAGATTGACGCGGATAAGCATTTTTTCAACAACAGCGCCAACTACACGACCGATAATATAGCCTATTACAAGCACAATTACAGCGTATACTAACGCCGGAAATCCGACAACAATGCTCTGATAGAGATTCGTTAATGCAAATTCAAGTGAGACTACCATTTATATCACGTATTGTACTATTGTGCGCAAGGAGTATATATAGATTTAAAGATGTGCCGCACACCATATTACCTATGTCAGACATTGAAACTCTTCGGCACAGCGCGTCGCATATTCTTGCAGCGGCAGTGAAAAAGTTATATCCTAATGTAAAATTAGGCATAGGTCCGGCAGTTGCTGACGGATTCTATTATGATTTTGGCAAAAAAGAGCCGTTTACGCCAGAGGATTTGGCGAGGATAGAAAAATCCCTGCAGCACATTGTTAAGCAGAATGTGACGTTTGAAAAAATTGATGTTGACTTTGCAGAAGCGAAAAAAATGCTGAAAGATGAGCCCTATAAATTGGAATTGCTTGAAGAGCTTAAATCAAAAGGCGAAAAAATTACATTCTACAAAAGCGGAGATTTCATTGATATGTGCAGGGGTCCGCATGTTGCATCAGCAGGAAAAATCGGCGCGCTAAAGCTCACAAAAATATCTTCGGCATACTGGAAAGGAGACGAGAAAAAAGACAGCATGCAAAGAATATACGGCGTTGCGTTTGAGTCGCGCGAGGAACTTGATGTGCATGTCAAGATGATTGAAGAGGCGGAGAAAAGAGACCACAGAAAATTAGGCCGGGAATTGGATCTTTTTCATATTGACGATATGGTGGGATTGGGCCTGCCTCTCTGGCATCCGAAAGGAGCTATGCTCTGGAGAGTTATTGAAGATTTTTGGTATAAACAGCATATTGCATCAGGTTATTCTTTAGTGCGCACCCCTCACATAGGAAATAAAGTTTTATGGGAAACCTCCGGTCACTGGGGATTTTACAATGAAAGCATGTATTCTCCGCTTGAAGTCGGGCAAACACTAAAAGAAAATCAGGAAAAGAAATCAGCAAGCGCGTCAGAGCAATATCTTTTAAAACCGATGAATTGCCCGTTTCATATACAGATTTATAAAAACCGGCCGCATTCTTATCGGGAATTGCCTTTGCGCTGGGCAGAATGCGGAACTGTTTACAGGTTCGAGAAAAAAGGCGAGCTGTCTGGCCTAACGCGCGTGCGCGGATTCACACAGGATGATGCACATATTATCTGCGCAGCAAATCAAGTTGAAGATGAGTTAAAACGAGTTGTTGAGTTTATATTATTTATCTTCAAATCTTTCGGCTTTGATATATCCAAAATAAATGTTTATCTTTCTGTTAGGGATCCGGCCGGCACCAAATATGCCGGAACAGGAGACGGCTGGAAATTTACCGAAGGAGTTCTGGAAAAAGTAGCCAAAGAAAAGGGGCTAAATTACAAAAAGGACATTGGCGGCGCAGTCTTTTATGGACCGAAGCTGGATTTTAAAATCAAAGACGCCCTTAATCGCGAATGGCAGTGTTCTACTTTGCAGTTTGATTTCAATTTACCCGAAAGGTTCGAGATGACATTTGTCAACAACCAAGGAAAAGACGAACGCCCTTATATGCTCCATAGGGCGTTGTTCGGTTCTTACGAGAGATTTATCGGCCTGTTAATTGAGCACTACGCCGGCAAATTCCCGCTGTGGCTTTCGCCGGTGCAGGTGAAAGTTCTGACAGTAAATGACCGTAATGCTGATTTCGCGCGCGAAATAGTTTCGAAATTAAATTCTGAAGGCTTAAGGGTTGAGCTTGACGACGCAAGCGAAACAATTGCAAAGAAAGTAAGAAACGCGCAGCTTGAGAAAGTGAATTATATTCTGACAATCGGCGACAAGGAGCAGGAAGCAAAGACTCTGGCGGTCAGGACGCGCGAAGGCAAGGTGGAGTTTAGCGTTGCGGTTGATAAATTTGTTTCTGATTTGAAGAAGGAGATTGAGGAGAGGAAGTAGTTGAGGCAGTTAAATGAAACCGATCAATTTACGAAAAAGAGATTTCTTTTTAGGTATGATGTTTGCCTTGCTGATAAACATTATAACCGCAATATGGGGTGAATATCTAATTAGAGCTTTTGATGTTTTATGCGACCGTTCGAATTGCAATGGAAACATCACGATATTCAATGTGATGACATTTGGAACAATGGGCATTATTCTCGTTATTTGGTTTTTTTGGAGAGAGGCTAATAAATCATAAGCTATGGATAAATAAAAAATCAGGTCAAAGATAATCAAATAATCGCGCGCACCCCAAAAACCTTGCGCGGCTGCCGATAATTATAGTATCTGCAAAAAGTAATTCCGTCAGTTACATTTTGTAACCAACTGATTTGAATCGTACCCAAATTGGGTATGGTTGAGGGGGGATAACGCGCTCTTAGGTGACTACAATCTTTAAATATGTAGTCACCCAAATATATTTCATGCATGTTGAAATAAGAGCGCGCGGCAAAAAGAAGAAATACTATCTCGCGCATTCAATCCGGAAAGGAAGCAAAGTAAAGAAGATAAGTTTTTATCTCGGCTCGGACCTTTCAAAAACAGAGCTCGCGCAAAAGAAAAAGCATGCAGAATTAATAATTCTTGAGCGGATAAAATCGCAGAAAATCATCCGTGATCCATTTCGAATAATTCTTTCAGAAGAAGAGCTTAACGAAATCAAGGCGCTTGAAGCAAAGGGAAAAATACGCATTGCGCATCTATCGGATGCAGACTGGGCGAAATTCGCGCAATTGTTTACATATGACACAAATGCAATCGAGGATTCGACAGTTACTGCGAAAGAAGTAAAAGATATTCTTGAGAAAGATAAATTGCCAAAGAAGCCAAAATACGAAATATCAGAGACTTACGGCGTATCGGATGCAATCGGCTACATACGCACAACAAAAGAGCACATTTCATTAAACCTGATAAAGAAACTGCATGAAATCGTCTTCAAAAACTCAAAGACATTCGCCGGACAATACCGTGAAAAAGGCACTGAAGTCTCAGTTATTGACGCAGACGGAACTGTAGTGCATCAAGGCGCGCCATCCCAATACATAACATCGCTTCTCGAAGAGTTAGAAACTTGGTACGGCAAAAATAGGAAAAAGTATCCTCCGTTCATTCTTGCCGCGGTTGTCCACAACCAATTCGAGAACATTCACCCGTTTCAGGACGGCAACGGAAGAGTGGGCAGGCTTCTGTTAAATAATATTCTAATAAAGCACAATTTTCCGCCGGTAAATATCGAGCTGAGGAACAGAAAAGAGTACTATAGCGCTTTGCAGGAATACGAAAACGGCAACCTGCGGCCGACGATAGAGCTAATAATAAAGGAATATAAAGCGATGAAAAATAGCTACGCCGTATAACAAAAACGCGCAGTTATATCTGCGCGCCATTTAAGGGGTGATGAATCCTAGGGCTCAGTATATCTCTTCAATAGGAATATTGCATATGTTAAAAGTGTGATGGCTGCTGACAGGAAATAATATCCAAGCCCTGCAATACATCCGACAATTGCGCTTGTCCAGATGCTTGCAGCAGTTGTAAGCCCGGAAATTTTTCCTTTTGAAGTCATAATCTGCCCTGCGCCTAAAAATCCTACGCCGGTGATAACTGCAGCGATTGCCCTTGCGCCAGAATCGGCGACTGGAAATGCGAGCAGACTGACGGATACAATTGCTGCTGACGACATGCATACGAGGCTGTGGGTTCTCATTCCGGCGGATTTTCCCATTTTCTCGCGTTCCGAACCGATTACAAGCCCCAGAATGAGTGCGAAAATAATGTGCAATAGTATTGAAATTTCTTGAAATGTTATCGTCGTTTCCATTAGTCAAATACGCAGTTATTTCTTTTTATATTTTCAGATCATGCGGGGGCTATGGATAGGTTCTGGCGCAAAGCAATCTTTTAAAGTGCCGGGATTTAAAAGAGGGCCCGCAGAAACAAAAAAATTGCCCGTTAGTTAGGCAAATAAACTAAGCAGGCCATAATCCAAGATATCCAAGAATCATCATGATTAATCTTTGCAATTTTTCTGAAATGTTGCCAAGCAGATGGCCTGTGTAGTAAGAACCATTATTTTCTGATTCTGAATAATTCTCTGTTTCATCATCGTAGCGCGTTTCATTTTCTAAACTATCCGACGCGTTGTGTTTGTCATCGTCTTTATCTTTTGAGAGTTTGTCGTTTTCATATTCTAGTTTTTTATCTTCTTTATGATCTTCCTTATCATCGTGCTTTTCGTCTTTATCATCCTTTTCCTTTGTTTTCTTTTCTTTTTTGCCGTCGCCATGCCCTCCGCCGCCATTCGAGGGCGGATTAGTTGGAATAATCACTGTCGTATTAATTGAGAAAAATACTTCAGAATAATTTTCAATTCCTATTGAATTGTTTGCGTAAACGCGGATATTCTGCGTGCCGTTGGGCAGAACGCCCGCATGCCCAGAAATTGATGATGCGTTGCTTGTGTAATTTTGCCCGGGCGCACCGTTTATGGAAATCCACGCTTTATCAACAGGTTCTTCAAATGTTGCGTTAATAAAAATTATGTTTGTGTTATATGTTCTGTTTTCAGGGCTGATTATTGTCACTTTCGGCGGCGCAATAACATATATTGATATTTCTTCTGAAACAGTATTCAGGCCGTCTGATGCGCTGAAAGTTATTGTGTGTGTTCCGGTTTCATTTAGAGTGTAAGTGGTTTCATTTGCAGGCGAAATTTCAGTTTCGTCAAATAAAATTACGTATTGAAGCGTATCGTTATTTGGGTCAGTTGCATAAACCCCAAGCGATATGGTTCGCCATTGCCCGAAAGAAGAGCCATTTTCTGGCACGGTCGATATTATTTCCGGCGCGTAATTGATATTTTCGGTGATTGTTGTTGATTCGTTAAGCGCGCTCCAGTTTGAGACATATATGCTTACGGACTTATTTTTTGCTGCTGTGAAGTTTATGCTTTCGGAGGATTCCAAGCTGTCAAGAGCAACGACTATGTTTTTTTCAGAATCGTTTGTCTTTACGCCTATACTTGCGGTTTCGTTAAGCTCGAATATGTCGCGCGTTTCGTTTGTTGCGGAAATGTTTTTGAAATATATTATGCTTGAGTTTTCGCCGATTGCGCGTGTTATTTTCAGGCTGTAGTTTCCGTCAGCGTATCCGTCAACAAAAAATCGGTATGTTTCATTTGCAGGTAGCAGGTATTTTTCATGTTCTGTATCAAGTATTTCTGAGTTCGGAATTTCTGTTACGTATGCTCCGTTGACGTATCCTGTAATGCGGCCGATAGAATCTTGCGCGCGCAGATGCGCCGGGCTTTCAAGGCCGACAATGAGCTCGTTTGCGCGGTATGGCTTGAATATGCTTCTATTATATAGCGAATAGTTGAATCCGAATGTTCCAAGAGCCCAGCCGTGAAGCGGGAGGTAATTAAATGTTTTTGTTTCATATATGTTTCCGGAAGATGAAAAATTATCAATGCTGAAGTTCCGGTAATTGTCAAACAATATTTTGAATGTATCGGCAGTTATCGGTTTGCTGTAAGAGTACAATACGGATTCATTTTTATTTTCATCGGAGCGGAATCCGTGAAATATATACGTTCCATATTTGTAGATCGAACCACATCTACCAAAACCATCGCACGTTCTTGTAGCTACGTCACTTATTTCGAATCTTTTGATGCCTTCTTTTATTCCACTCCATCTGTTTTCATAATGTGTTAGAAAAATAGCGTCAAATCCGGTTCGATACGTTTCGGTTACTTGTTTGTTTTCTGCTAGTTCATCAATAAGTACGGTCCCCAGTTGATATGCGGCATATTTTTCTCCGGTTTTTGTGTTGTTAAGTCCTGCAAACATAGCGAGCGTTCCATTTATTAAAAACTTCCGGCATTGAATAACGCTCCAGTCTTTATCAAGCTTCAGCGTGTCAAGAATACTTGCGTTGTTGCATGATGTATTAGTCCATCCGTCGAAATAAAGCTCGCTAAGGCTTTTATTATATTTCTCCTTGAATATAATTGCTTTTTCAACTTCATCGGCGTCCATTTCTGTGAATGGCTTCTTGATTTCTTCAGGTTCCTGCGGAGCATATTCGCATAGTGATTCTGGTGTTCCTGCGTTTGCGCAAATATCTTTTGTCAGCAGGTCGCCGTCGTTGCAGTCTATGTCGGCGTGGCAGATTATGACTGATTCTGTTTGGCTTATGGGAAAAACTGAGCGGTTTATCGGGTCGAATCCAGATCCTGATGCAAAGCCAGAACACCCTGTGCTGTCGGAGAATCCATATCCGCCGTCAGCACCGAATCCAAAACTTGAGGGGTTATAATTGTATGTTTTTTTTTGAAAAATGCCTTTTGTATTAAGAATATATCCATTTGTTATCGGATATATTATTTTATTGTCGAATTTCAGATAAACGTCATGAATATCTCTGAAAGAAATACGATCTGGACCCCAATATGAATAATACACCGTTGTATTTTCTCCATATTTTCTGAAGCCATGTATCAGATATGTTCCGAAATATCTCGGACAACCACCCCATCCAGAACAGTCGTTTGAATTAGTTATTTCGTTTATTTCAAATATTGTGCCATTTTTTTCTGCAATCCAGTTAGTATTTATGTAGTTTCCTCTAGTACTGCCCGTTCCAGCATACTTACTTTTCCAACTATCCTGGAGCGTGTTTTGTGTCGCGTTTGTATATTGCAAGATATTATCGATTTGCAAAATTATTTGTTTTTTATTTGTTTCGGTATTGTTGAATCCGGCCCACATAAGCCGCTTGTTGTCAAGAATCATTTTTTCGCATTTTACCGATTGCCACAAGTTGTTGAGGTTGAGATTCTCGCGCAGGCTCGTTATGTCGCAGGTTGCAGTTGGCTCACCATCAAAAAACAAATTCTTTAGAGAATAGTCATATTTGTTTTCAAATCGCGCGACAAGAGCAAGTTCTGCTTCATCCATCGGGATTTTTTCAACTTCCGGGACTGGTTCAGCATATGCCCAGATTGGGTTGGTGTATGCTCGGCGGACGATTCCTTCAGAGTCGATTGAACGCGCTTCGATGCGATAGTATGTGTTGTTGGGTGTTGAAGTAAGAATGAAATTGCCGGATAAGTTATTTGGTGAAAGAATTGTTTCGTTTATTTCACTGCCGTTGATTTCGCCGCGTATCAAGACAATTTCTGTGACATTGCCGAATTCATTTGTCGAGTTCCACGAGATGTTTAAAAGAATAGTGTCGCCTTCAGAGACATTGAAAGATTCGCCGATGATGTGGCTGTTTGCCGTGAAAATTACGATGGGACCGTCAGTCATCATGCAGTTGCCGGATTTCAGCGCGGTGAATATATTGTCTTTGGTGAAATTAGAAGCGAAGCAGGCGGTGCGGACTTTGCCGAGCGCGGAGTTGAAATCTCCGTGCGCGTCGGAGCCGGCTTCGATGAAGATTTTTCTTCCGAGAAGAATCTGTTCAACCCATTTTTGCATAGCTTGGTCGCGCTCTTTTTCCCACGATTCGCCGATGCTGTTCCAGACTTCGAGGCCTGTGAATGGGAGGGAGTAGTTTTTCCACTCAACGCGCAAACGATCATTATGTTCTGGATGTGCAACATATCCGAATCCAACAGTATTTATTCGATTTATATTTTCTAAGCAGGTTTTTGTGTCTCCCCAATAAACTTCTGCACCATCCATGAATATTGAAGCATTGTAGTATAGATAGTGACTGTAATATCCGAAAGCACCCCAATCGCATGAAACCTCTTCTGCAGGAAGACATCGTTTATCTGCATTGCACTCTCGTAAATAATCGTTCCAATTCGTAGATAGGTTTGTTTGATCAAATGAATGGTCTGTTATAGTAACCCAGTTTAAACCAATGGCATTAGCGGCTTCGGATGTCGCGTAAACTGGCGCACCGTATTCGTAGGGATTATCCGTATAATTACTATGAACGTGAGTGTCACCATAGAACCAGTTATTAATTCTTGGGATATCTTTGTCAGAAATAGTTATGTTTATAGATCCCTCTTCGTTAGTGTACAACCATAGATCGAATTTTATTTTTACAGAAACTTGATTATTTTCATTTTTTAAGAATTTGCTTTTATCAATCTTGAAAAGATAAAAATAAGGGATATTGCCGGAACTAATCACGTATTTTTCACTCCAGTTAGTGCTTATAATCAAAGAATCATTATTTAAAGCATCATATACGGAAATGTTATAGATATCAGGCAAAGATCTATCTTTTGCTATTGCAAGTATTGGTAAATATTTTTCTGAACTTTGAATGCGCCACGGTGCGTCTAATATATACCAGTCATATTGAGGGTATTGAAGAATAATCACACTATTTGATGATATCACATAGCCGTTGCTGTTATTATTATATTCTATAACAGAGGTATCATTTTGTTTGGAAACATAGAATTTATACGTCCCGCGTTCGAGCGAAAGGTTAATTTTAGATAATTTTGAAACTTTTTGTTCTGAGTAAACTTTTTCAGTTCCATCTGAAAGTGATACAACTTTAAATATGAATTCGCTAGATTTTTTATTTTCAGAAGCAGACATTAGTTTAACAT from Nanoarchaeota archaeon carries:
- a CDS encoding AAA family ATPase gives rise to the protein MHIIAITGLARSGKDTAAKYISEKYGFVWFDFSRDVLAGELKKHELPLTKENMSAAGDKLRKKYGQDALAQRLVEKIKESGAKSVIISGVRSPEEAIYLKSNSEIFMLINLVADANKRIKRSGNADIERRDEQDIKNKGLAKVLEMADITIENNSTVNELYKKIDDAITRQALF
- the thrS gene encoding threonine--tRNA ligase, translated to MSDIETLRHSASHILAAAVKKLYPNVKLGIGPAVADGFYYDFGKKEPFTPEDLARIEKSLQHIVKQNVTFEKIDVDFAEAKKMLKDEPYKLELLEELKSKGEKITFYKSGDFIDMCRGPHVASAGKIGALKLTKISSAYWKGDEKKDSMQRIYGVAFESREELDVHVKMIEEAEKRDHRKLGRELDLFHIDDMVGLGLPLWHPKGAMLWRVIEDFWYKQHIASGYSLVRTPHIGNKVLWETSGHWGFYNESMYSPLEVGQTLKENQEKKSASASEQYLLKPMNCPFHIQIYKNRPHSYRELPLRWAECGTVYRFEKKGELSGLTRVRGFTQDDAHIICAANQVEDELKRVVEFILFIFKSFGFDISKINVYLSVRDPAGTKYAGTGDGWKFTEGVLEKVAKEKGLNYKKDIGGAVFYGPKLDFKIKDALNREWQCSTLQFDFNLPERFEMTFVNNQGKDERPYMLHRALFGSYERFIGLLIEHYAGKFPLWLSPVQVKVLTVNDRNADFAREIVSKLNSEGLRVELDDASETIAKKVRNAQLEKVNYILTIGDKEQEAKTLAVRTREGKVEFSVAVDKFVSDLKKEIEERK
- a CDS encoding Fic family protein — protein: MHVEIRARGKKKKYYLAHSIRKGSKVKKISFYLGSDLSKTELAQKKKHAELIILERIKSQKIIRDPFRIILSEEELNEIKALEAKGKIRIAHLSDADWAKFAQLFTYDTNAIEDSTVTAKEVKDILEKDKLPKKPKYEISETYGVSDAIGYIRTTKEHISLNLIKKLHEIVFKNSKTFAGQYREKGTEVSVIDADGTVVHQGAPSQYITSLLEELETWYGKNRKKYPPFILAAVVHNQFENIHPFQDGNGRVGRLLLNNILIKHNFPPVNIELRNRKEYYSALQEYENGNLRPTIELIIKEYKAMKNSYAV
- a CDS encoding MgtC/SapB family protein; this translates as METTITFQEISILLHIIFALILGLVIGSEREKMGKSAGMRTHSLVCMSSAAIVSVSLLAFPVADSGARAIAAVITGVGFLGAGQIMTSKGKISGLTTAASIWTSAIVGCIAGLGYYFLSAAITLLTYAIFLLKRYTEP
- a CDS encoding CehA/McbA family metallohydrolase, which encodes MKLFYSYISLFLILLTPLSFAQNLVNVEFANNSDDNSPNELNNVKLMSASENKKSSEFIFKVVSLSDGTEKVYSEQKVSKLSKINLSLERGTYKFYVSKQNDTSVIEYNNNSNGYVISSNSVIILQYPQYDWYILDAPWRIQSSEKYLPILAIAKDRSLPDIYNISVYDALNNDSLIISTNWSEKYVISSGNIPYFYLFKIDKSKFLKNENNQVSVKIKFDLWLYTNEEGSINITISDKDIPRINNWFYGDTHVHSNYTDNPYEYGAPVYATSEAANAIGLNWVTITDHSFDQTNLSTNWNDYLRECNADKRCLPAEEVSCDWGAFGYYSHYLYYNASIFMDGAEVYWGDTKTCLENINRINTVGFGYVAHPEHNDRLRVEWKNYSLPFTGLEVWNSIGESWEKERDQAMQKWVEQILLGRKIFIEAGSDAHGDFNSALGKVRTACFASNFTKDNIFTALKSGNCMMTDGPIVIFTANSHIIGESFNVSEGDTILLNISWNSTNEFGNVTEIVLIRGEINGSEINETILSPNNLSGNFILTSTPNNTYYRIEARSIDSEGIVRRAYTNPIWAYAEPVPEVEKIPMDEAELALVARFENKYDYSLKNLFFDGEPTATCDITSLRENLNLNNLWQSVKCEKMILDNKRLMWAGFNNTETNKKQIILQIDNILQYTNATQNTLQDSWKSKYAGTGSTRGNYINTNWIAEKNGTIFEINEITNSNDCSGWGGCPRYFGTYLIHGFRKYGENTTVYYSYWGPDRISFRDIHDVYLKFDNKIIYPITNGYILNTKGIFQKKTYNYNPSSFGFGADGGYGFSDSTGCSGFASGSGFDPINRSVFPISQTESVIICHADIDCNDGDLLTKDICANAGTPESLCEYAPQEPEEIKKPFTEMDADEVEKAIIFKEKYNKSLSELYFDGWTNTSCNNASILDTLKLDKDWSVIQCRKFLINGTLAMFAGLNNTKTGEKYAAYQLGTVLIDELAENKQVTETYRTGFDAIFLTHYENRWSGIKEGIKRFEISDVATRTCDGFGRCGSIYKYGTYIFHGFRSDENKNESVLYSYSKPITADTFKILFDNYRNFSIDNFSSSGNIYETKTFNYLPLHGWALGTFGFNYSLYNRSIFKPYRANELIVGLESPAHLRAQDSIGRITGYVNGAYVTEIPNSEILDTEHEKYLLPANETYRFFVDGYADGNYSLKITRAIGENSSIIYFKNISATNETRDIFELNETASIGVKTNDSEKNIVVALDSLESSESINFTAAKNKSVSIYVSNWSALNESTTITENINYAPEIISTVPENGSSFGQWRTISLGVYATDPNNDTLQYVILFDETEISPANETTYTLNETGTHTITFSASDGLNTVSEEISIYVIAPPKVTIISPENRTYNTNIIFINATFEEPVDKAWISINGAPGQNYTSNASSISGHAGVLPNGTQNIRVYANNSIGIENYSEVFFSINTTVIIPTNPPSNGGGGHGDGKKEKKTKEKDDKDEKHDDKEDHKEDKKLEYENDKLSKDKDDDKHNASDSLENETRYDDETENYSESENNGSYYTGHLLGNISEKLQRLIMMILGYLGLWPA